The genomic window ATCTGATAATTGACCAGCTCCAACATCAGCATCAACCTTTATACCTCGTCCCTCGGTATCCCATCTGATGCCGCTCCAGCCTTTGCCGCAGTCTATTATCTCAATATCCTGTACTTTTACATTGCTGATTGAACTTCCTGTTGTGCCGCTATTTGACAGTATTACAATCTCAACTCCTGCAAATCCGCATCTGGTGACTGTGCAGCCAGTAAAAATGAAATTAAGGGCGGTACTATTACTGTCATACGTCTGCGGAGAAATGCCTGAATCAAATATATCAGAAACTGTACATCCACTTACTGTGCAGTTGGAGCATGAATTACCAAATTCGATGCCATTTCCTGCCTGTATGATAGATGGATTTGAAATAATAACAGCTCCTCCTAATTTTTCAAGCGTACAATTGCTTATTGTAATATTATTGCTGTTTGCAAATACAATGCCATGAAGACTGGCATAACGAATATGAACATTCTGTATAGTAATATATGATTGATTATCTCCATTTATTCCAAATAAACGACGGCTTACCTCGATGGTGTGAGTATCAGGATCAGCATCATCAGTACACCATACATACATTGTATTTGTGGAATATTCAAATGTATATGAGCCTGCGGATGCACTATTAAAGGTTGTATTTAAATCAGTATTCCATGTATTGAATTTGAGTGGATTTCCATTTTCTGCAACCATTCCAAGTCCTTGTACACCTGAATCGATTGTCTTCTCATAAATATTATCCTGAGTGTGCTCCCAGCCAGTTTCAATTTCAGAGCCCTGAATAATTGGATCACTCCCGCTGCCGTATGCCCCAATTGCTATAGCATTGTCTTCAGTTCCAGACGCATCAACTGTAACCTTTTCCCTTGCGATTGTACCACGTTTCTGCAGATATGTTGTTCCTGCCTCAAAGGTTACATCTAACCATGAGTTATAGGGAGAGGCAAGCGAACCATTTCCAGAAGTAGAGGCAGATGGATCAATAAACTTGGAGTTTTCATATTCTATTGCATAATAAGCGCTTGCTTCAGCACTATTGTGCATCCCGTGTTTTACTGCATTTGCTTTGATTGTCATTATGGTGCCATTTTCACTAATAAGTATGGATGTTGAATATTCAGTAGAATCTGTCGTGGGTGTACTCTCATCAAGTGTGTAATAGATCACAGCACCAACTGTGGAGCTTGTAATAGTAATACTTATATCCTGATTATATGTTCCTGATAGCTGGGAAAAAACAGGAGTTGATACTATACCGATGTTATTCGAACTGTCAGAATTGCATCGGTCACAAGAAAAGATTGATAATAATAGTAAAATTGTTGGTGATAGTTGAAGAATCTTTTTTATCA from Spirochaetota bacterium includes these protein-coding regions:
- a CDS encoding right-handed parallel beta-helix repeat-containing protein, which produces MIKKILQLSPTILLLLSIFSCDRCNSDSSNNIGIVSTPVFSQLSGTYNQDISITITSSTVGAVIYYTLDESTPTTDSTEYSTSILISENGTIMTIKANAVKHGMHNSAEASAYYAIEYENSKFIDPSASTSGNGSLASPYNSWLDVTFEAGTTYLQKRGTIAREKVTVDASGTEDNAIAIGAYGSGSDPIIQGSEIETGWEHTQDNIYEKTIDSGVQGLGMVAENGNPLKFNTWNTDLNTTFNSASAGSYTFEYSTNTMYVWCTDDADPDTHTIEVSRRLFGINGDNQSYITIQNVHIRYASLHGIVFANSNNITISNCTLEKLGGAVIISNPSIIQAGNGIEFGNSCSNCTVSGCTVSDIFDSGISPQTYDSNSTALNFIFTGCTVTRCGFAGVEIVILSNSGTTGSSISNVKVQDIEIIDCGKGWSGIRWDTEGRGIKVDADVGAGQLSDVLIERCSISGSAGEGVYIGGDAGVVTIHRSRINNNNLDGVSASSIGTTLGLNLSSSLIYSNGDNDGAKDKNGISFNVPSGQGFNIYHNTFYNNAFLGLAVWNHSGDANFINNTFYNSVASSYLYSIALAGAVIDFNCYYEHGTTIIGYDSIPYSEISNGSTGFADVTSFEANGTGSDPQLTDPANGIFTLQNTSSPCYQAGDSTTNITTDFAGN